TTTAAAATATACTTTTTTAGCTTTACCATACTTAAATTTTTCATAAGTCGCAAAAGCTCTTTCAGCTAATTCTTGTCCCATTTGAGAACCTATATTCTTTTTAAATCTTTGTGTCATAGGTTTTACATACTTATTTAATTCAAATTTAGATATTGAATATTTTTTATCTAATTCTTTATATCTTTTAGATTGCTCTTTTTTATCTAAATTAGTGATTTCTTTATATTCAGAAGAATTTATCATTTTTCTATGTCTTTTAAGAATTTCACTAAGGCAAGAATTATATATCATTCTAGCTATGTTTAGTCTCTTTTCTAAAATATGTTCTTGCCAAAGTTCAGTTTTTAAAGCTAATGTTAATACATAATTCGCCATAGTTCCTCCTTCTCATCTTTCTTTTTGAGTTTGGATATATCTTTTTATTTGTTCTTCAATATTTTCTGAAATAGTTGCAACAAAATAACTAGGGTTCCATAAGTGTCCATTCCATAACTTATTTTTTATCTCAGGATGTTTTAAAAAAAGTTTTCTTGCAGAAATTCCTTTGAATATTTTCAAAATATTAGGTATGAAATGTTGAGGACTACACTCAATTAATATATGAATATGGTCTAAATCTGTTTCCATTTCTATTATTTTTATATTATTTTGATTAGAAATTTCAATTAATAATTCTTTTAAAGTTTTTTCAATATCATCAATTAATACTTTTCTTCTATATTTTACACACCACACTATATGATATTGAATTGAATACACATATCCTCTTCCAAAATTAATATTTGACATTATTTATCACCATTTTTATTGTACCATATGTATTTAACTATTCAAATTTTTTCTAAACAAAAAATATGCCATTCATACTCTAACGAGTACAGGTCTCATGACTAACACCCTACGAGTGCTAGAGTCGCGAGTGTTCTGGCATAATTCATAAATTGATGTATTATTATAACTTGGAATTTCGTAAAATCCATATTTTTTATATAAATTTATTGCACTTTTTAAAAATGGTAAAGTGTCTAATAGCATAAAAGAATATCCTATTTCTTTTGCATCCCTTATTATCTTTTCAACAAGCTGTTCACTAATTTGTTTTCCTCTAAATTTAGGTCTAACATAAAGTCTTTTCATTTCACAATTTTTTTCATCAATCTTTTTAAGACCTATACAACCTGCAACTTTGTCATCATAATAAGCTATATATAATTACCATGAGGTAGACCATATTTCTTTTCTAAATGTTCTAATTCATCATCATAATGCTGAATTTCAAGATACTTTTTAAAGCTGGCAATATTTTTATACTCATTTTTTAACATCTCCCTAAATTTCTTATACTATTTCATATTTGACTTTTACATTTTTACATCAAAAAAGTATTATAATATTGACATATTCAAAGCCCTCCCTTTGAAATCTATTTTTGATATATTATAGCTTATTTTTTTAATATATTCTATCAATATAATTTCTCCTATTTTATTTTTCTAATAAAAAAGATAGGCTAAAAACCTATCTTTTTTCATTTATATAATAATTATTAAATAAATCCTTTATAATCTCTCATAACTAAATGAGCATCTATTTGTTGTATAGTATCCAAAGCAACACCAACAACAATTATTATTCCTGTTCCTCCAAAATAAACTGGAAGCCCCATAGATGTAAATATTACATATGGTAATATTGAAATTATAGCTAAGAAAATTCCTCCACCCCATGTAATTCTTGAAGCAACACCTTCAAGATATTCCACAGTTTCTTCTCCTGGTCTGATTCCAGGTATAGTTCCTCCACCTTGTTTTAGATTTTCTGCAACCTTTTCAGGATCAAAAATTAAAGCTGTATAGAAGAATGAGAAGAACATTATCACTAATGCATACAGTATCATATAAACAGGGTGATTTTGCCCAAATATTATAGATAATGTTGTTTTAATAGATAATGTAGAAGGTAGAGCATTTACTATAACTCCTGGGATTAACATAAATACTGAGGCAAAGATTACAGGCATTACTCCTGCTGTGTTAAGTCTCAATGGTATAAATGATTTTTCTCCTATTCCACCTTTTGAACTAAATCCTTTTCCAACATAATGAATAGGGATTTTTCTTTGTCCAAGTTGAAATAATACTATTCCAGCTATTGTTACTGTACCAAGAAATGCTACTAATACCAATAAAGGTACTAAGAATTTATTTCCTTGCATAGTTTGAATTGTTTGGATAACACTTGAAGGAGCTCTTGATATTACATTTAAGAATATAATAAGTGATACCCCATTACCTATTCCTTTAATAGATATTTGTTCTCCAACCCACATTAAAAATACTGTTCCAGCTGTTAGGGTTGTTATTGTTCTTACAAAAAAACTTATTCCTGGATTATAGATTAAACCAACAGATTGTAACCAAAGACAAACTCCAGTTCCTTGAATAACAGCAAGTGCTATTGTTAAGTATCTTGTCCATTGAGTTATTCTATTTCTTCCAGCTTCCCCTTCTTTTTGAATTTCTTCAAGTTGAGGAATAATAGATACAAGCAAACTTACAACTATTGAAGCATTGATGTAAGGAATAATTCCTAATGAGAATATAGATATTCTTGTAAAAGCTCCACCAGAAAACATATTTATATAACTAAGTACATCACTTTGTGAAGCCATTGATGACAATCTATCCACATCTACACCAGGAGCAGGAATTAAAGTTCCTACTCTGGCAACTAAAAACATTAGCAATGTGAAAATAATTCTTTCTCTAAGTTCAGGAATTTTTACTATACTACTTAATCTAGAGTTAAATTTCTCCATTAAAGTCATATATTCACCTACCTCAGATTAATATTATTTATTACTTTCTGCTCTTTCAAAACCTTTAACTTCAACAAGTTCAACTGTTCCACCTTTTGCTTCAACAGCAGCTTTTGCTGATTTAGATATTTTATGTACTTTAACAGTTAATTTTTTGTTAAGTTCACCATTTCCTAGAATTTTAACTCCATCTCTTCCTTTTTTAATTAGGCATTTATTGAATAAAGTTTCTAGGCTAACTTCTTCACCATCTTCAAAGTTATCATTTAAAAATGATAAAGATACTACTGTATATTCTTTTTTGAATATAGTATTAGAGAATCCTCTTTTAGGGACTCTTCTATATATAGGCATTTGTCCACCTTCAAAATAAGGTTTTACTCCTCCACCTGCTCTTGAATTTTGTCCATTGCTACCTTTTCCAGCTGTTTTACCCCAACCAGATGAGTTTCCTCTTCCTATTCTTTTTCTGTTCTTCTTAGGAACTGAAGGTGATAATTCATTAAGTTTCACTATGCTTGCACCTCCTCAACTTTTAACAAATAAGAAACTTGAGCTAATTTTCCTTTTAATTCAGGTGTTTCATTATGTTCTACTACATCATGCATTTTCTTAAGCCCTAGCGACTTTACAGTTGCTATATGATTAGGCTTTCTTCCGATAATGCTTTTTACAAGCTCTATTCTAAGTTTTGCCATTTCATCTTCCTCCTAGCTTAAGATATCCTTAACTTCTAATCCTCTTAAAGCTGCTATTTCTTGTGCAGTTCTAAGTAATTTTAATGCTTCCACTGTAGCTTTTGCTACATTATGTTTATTTCTTGACCCTTTAATTTTAGTTAAAATGTCATGAACTCCAACTAATTCTAATATTTCTCTTGAAGCAGAACCAGCTATTACTCCAGTTCCTTCATATGCTGGTGCCATCCATAAAGTAGTTGCTCCCCATTTACCAGTAATTTCATGAGGTATTGTATTATTTTTTAAAGATACTTTTACAACATTCTTCTTTGCAGCTGCAACAGCTTTTCTTATAGCATCAGGAACACCATTTGCTTTTCCTAATCCTAATCCTATTTTACCTTCTCCATCTCCAACAGCAGCTAATACTGAGAAAGATATAGTTCTTCCTCCTTTAGTTGTCTTAGAAACTCTAGATATCTTCAATAGTTTTTCTTGATATTGATTATCTTCTCTGTTCAACAAGTGAAATCCTCCTCTCTTAGAAATTAGAAGCTTAATCCAGCTTCTCTAGCCGCTTCTGCAAGAGCCGCTACTCTTCCTGTATATTTATATCCTGATCTATCAAAAACGATAGCATCTATTCCTTTTTCTTTAGCTCTTTCAGCGATTGCTTTTCCAACGGCTTTTGCTGCTTCTACATTTCCACCATTAGCAATACTTCCTTTTAATGCTTTATCTATTGTAGATGCAGATACCAAAGTAACTCCATTTACATCATCTATTAATTGAGCAAAAATGTTAGTATTTGATCTAAAAACTGAAAGTCTAGGTCTTTCTGGAGTTCCAGAAATCTTATTTCTTATTGACATTTGCTTTTTTTGTCTTGATGCTTTTCTATCAATTTTCTTAAACAACTGTCTTACCTCCTTTTTAAGCTATTTTAAGACTTTTTACCTTCTTTTCTTCTAATATGTTCATCAGCATATTTAACCCCTTTACCTTTATATGGTTCAGGTGGTCTTTTAGCTCTAATATTAGCTGCAACTTGACCTACTAATTCTTTTTCTATTCCATCTATATGTATAGTAGTATTTTTTTCAACAGAAAAAGTTATTCCAGGTATTTCATCTATAATCACTGGGTGAGAATATCCTAAAGATATTTCCAATCCTTTTCCCTTTGTTGCTGCTCTATACCCAACTCCTACCAAAGTAAGAGATTTTCTATATCCGTCATGTACCCCTTTAATCATATTATTGATTAAAGCTCTAGTAGTTCCATGAATTGCTCTTACAGATGGTTCATCATTAGGTCTTTCAACTTTTATATGCCCATCTTCTAATTTTATAGTTATATTTTTGTTAAATTCTTTTGTTAATGTACCCTTTGGTCCTTTTACAGTAACAACATTATCTTTTACTGAAAATTCAACTCCAGAAGGCACAGCTATAGGTTTTTTACCTACTCTTGACATTAATGTACACCTCCTAAGTTTTTATTACCACACAAATGCAAGGACTTCTCCACCAACTTTTTCTGCTCTAGCAACTTTATCAGTAATAACACCTTTTGAAGTTGAAACTATTGCTATTCCAAGTCCAGATAAAACTCTTGGCATATCCTCAACAGAAGAATAAACTCTTCTTCCAGGTTTAGAAATTCTCTTTAATCCTTTTATAACTCTTTCTTTTCCAGCATATTTTAAATAAACTCTTATACTTTTTTTATTTCCTTCATCAGTAACAATTTTGAAATTAGAAATATATCCTTGCTCTTTCAAGATTTCAGCAATTCTTTCTTTCATCTTTGAGTGAGGTATATCTACTTTTTCATGCATAACTGCATTAGCATTTCTTACTCTTGTTAACATATCAGCAATTGGATCTGTTAAATACATCTATTTAAATCCTCCTTCCTTTGATTAATTACCAAGATGATTTTTTTACACCAGGTATTAGTCCAGCACCTGCAAGTTGTCTGAACTTAACTCTTGATATTCCAAATTCTCTCATATATCCTCTTGGTCTACCATCTAATTGACATCTATTTCTTCTTCTAACAGCTGATGAATCTTTTGGAAGTTTATTTAATTCAAACATAGCTTCCATATCTCCAGCTGCTATTCTTTTCTTCAATTCAGCTCTTTTTTCAGCATATTTGTCAACAAGTTTTGCTCTTTTAACATCTCTTGCGATCATTGACTTTTTCGCCATCTACTCTAACCTCCCTACAACTACTTCTTGAAAGGCATTCCAAAAGCCTTTAACAATGCTCTTCCTTCTTCATCTGTTTTTGCAGAAGAAACCATAGTGATAGACATTCCTAAAAGTTTTTCAACTTTATCAAAATCTATTTCAGGAAATACTAATTGGTCTCTCAATCCTACTGAATAATTTCCTCTTCCATCAAATGAGTTACTAGGAACTCCTTCAAAGTCTCTTACTCTTGGAAGAACTACATTTACTAATCTATCTAAGAAATCATACATTCTTTCTTTTCTTAAAGTAACTTTTGCTCCAATAGGCATTCCTTCTCTTAATTTGAAACCAGCTTCAGATTTTTTAGCTTTTCTCAATAATGGCTTTTGACCAGTGATTATTGTTAAATCAGCCATAGCAGCATCTATTAACTTAGAGTTTTGAGTAGCTTCTCCAACTCCCATATTAACTATTATCTTTTCTAGTTTTGGACATTCCATGATATTTTTAATCTCTAATTCTTTCATTAATTTAGGAACCACTACTTCATCATAGAACTTGTGGTATCTTGAAACATATTTATCCACTTATGCTTTCCTCCTTTCTTATATTATTTCTCCAGATTTTTTTGAAATTCTTACTTTTTTTCCATCTCTAACTTCATATCCAACTCTTGTTGGTTTTTAGTTTTTTCATCAAATAGCATAACTTTTGATGAGAATATTGCAGCTTCTTTTTGTACAACTCCACCTTGTGGGTTCACTTGAGATGGCTTTAAATGTTTTGTTACTATATTTATTCCTTCTACTATTATTTTTCCTTTTTTAGGGAAAACTTTTAGAACTTTACCTGTTTTCTTTTTATCTTTTCCTGATATAACATAAACTATATCTCCAGTTTTTACATGTAATGAATCAGGAACAAATTTTATTTTAGGTTTAGCCATTTTTCTTATAAGCCTCCTCTCTTGTTATATAACTTCTATTGCTAGAGATAAGATTTTCATAAAGTTTCTTGCTCTTAATTCTCTTGCAACTGGTCCAAATATTCTTGTTGCCCTTGGTTCATTAGCATTGTTAATTACAACTCCAGCATTATCATCAAATTTTATATATGAACCATCATCTCTTCTAGTTTCTTTTCTTGTTCTTACTATAACAGCTCTTACGACATCTCCCTTTTTAACGTTACCACCAGGGATAGCTTCTTTAACTGATGCCACAACAATGTCACCAATTCTTCCAAATCTCTTTTTAGATCCACCTAGAACTCTTATTACCATAAGTTCTTTAGCCCCTGAGTTATCAGCAACATTAAGGATAGTTTGTTGTTGTACCATTAAAATATCCTCCTCTCACTAAATGTGATTATTTTGCCTTTTCTATGATTTCTACTAGTCTCCAATTTTTATCCTTAGATAAACGTCTAGTTTCCATTATTCTTACTTTATCTCCTACTTGAGCTACATTTTCTTCATCATGAGCTTTAAATTTAGTAGTTCTTTTTACTCTTTTCTTATATATAGGATGAAGTATCATTGTTTCAATAGCAACAACTATTGTCTTTTGCATTTTGTCAGAAACAACTATTCCTTCTCTCACTTTTCTTTCGTTTCTCAAGATTAACCTCCTCTTTATCATATTAAAGAAATTAATTATCTTTCATTTAAGATAGTGTTGATTCTTGCAATTTCTCTTCTAACTTCTCTTATTTTTGCTGTATTAGTTAGTTGACCTAATGAAAGTTGGAACTTTAAGTTGAATAATTCTTCTTTTAGCTCTTTACACTTAACAACTAGGTCTTCACTAGTCATTTCTCTTATTTCTTTAGCTCTCATTAGTTTTCACCACCATTTTCTTCTTTTCTAACAAATTTACATCTGATTGGTAATTTCATAGCAGCTTTTCTTAATGCTTCTGTTGCTGTTTGTTCATCAACACCTGAAACTTCAAATAATATTCTTCCAGGTCTTACTACTGATACCCAACCTTCAACATTTCCTTTACCTTTACCCATTCTCACTCCAGCAGGTCTTGCTGTGATTGGTTTGTCAGGGAATATTCTTATATATGTTTTCCCTTCTCTTTTAAATGTTCTATTGATAGCAACCCGACAAGATTCTATTTGTCTGTTTGTTATCCAAGATGGTTCAAGAGCTTGTAATCCATAATCTCCAAAAGCAACAAAGTTACCTTTATGAGCTGTCCCTTTCATTCTACCTCTGAACATTTTTCTGTGTTTTGTTCTCTTTGGCATCAACATAATTAAGCTTCCCCTCCTTCTTTCTTACTAGGAAGAACTTCACCATGGAATATCCATACTTTTATTCCTAATGCTCCATAAGTTGTATGAGCTGTTGCTACTGCATAATCTATATCTGCTCTCAATGTATGTAAAGGAACTTTTCCTTCAACTGCCCATTCAGATCTAGCAATTTCAGCACCATTTAATCTTCCTGAAATCATTACTTTTATTCCTTTAACTTCTGGAGATTTCATAGATCTTGAAATAGCTTGTGTCATAGCTTTTTTATAAGCAATTCTCTTTTCAATTTGAGCAGCTATTGATTCTGCAACTAATACTGCATCTCCATTTAAGTCTTTTATTTCTTGTACTTTAACAGTTACTTTTTTACCTGTTAATTTTTCAAGTTTAGCTCTTAGTGCATCTATTTCAGCACCTTTTCTTCCAATTATTAATCCTGCTTTTCCAGTATGTATATGTACAACTACTTGTGAAGGAGATGTTCTTTCGATTCTTACCTTAGAAATCCCTGTATGGAAGTAGTTTTTCTTTATAAATTCTTTTATTTGCACATCTTCATGGAAGTATTTTACATACTCTTTTTTATCTGCATACCAATTAGAATCCCAAGCTCTTGTAATTCCAAGTCTTAGTCCTCTAGGGTCTACTTTTTGTCCCACAGTTTTACCTCCTTAATCTTATTGTTCATCAGATACTGCCACTGTAATATGAGCTGTTGGTTTTCTAATTATATCTGCTCTTCCCATTGCTCTTGGCATAACTCTTTTTAAAACTGGTCCTTGATTTATCATTATAGTAGATACTACTAATTTTTCTTCATCCATTTTGAAGTTATTTGTTGCATTTGCCACTGCTGACATCAAAGTTTTCTTTATAATTCTAGCAGCTTTTTTATTTGTAAATTCTAGAATATCTATTGCATCTAGTGCTGATTTACCTCTCACTAAGTCAGCTACTAATCTAGCTTTTCTAGGAGATAGTCTTACGAATCTAGTTATTGCTTTAGCTTCCACTAGTCCATCCTCCTTCTTTTCTTACTGAATTTTATTTTTTCTTCTTATCTACACCATGTCCGTGATATGTTCTAGTTGGTGCAAATTCTCCTAATTTATGTCCTACCATTTGTTCTGTAACATGAACTGGTATATGTTTTTTTCCATTATATACTCCAAAAGTTAATCCTATAAAATTTGGAAATATTGTAGATCTTCTTGACCAAGTTTTTATTACAGCTTTGTTATTATTAGAAGCAACTGCTTCTTCAACCTTAGCCATTAAATGATGGTCACAAAAAGGTCCTTTTTTTAATGATCTTGCCATTACTAATTAGCCTCCTCTCGCAAATTATTTTTCGTTTCTTCTTCTTACGATAAATTTGTCAGAAGTCTTTCTTCCTCTTGTTTTAATACCAAGTGCTGGTTTTCCCCAAGGTGTTAAAGGTGATTTTCTTCCAACTGAGTTCTTTCCTTCTCCTCCACCATGTGGGTGATCTACTGGGTTCATTACAGCCCCTCTTACATGAGGTCTTTTTCCCATATGTCTAGCTCTTCCAGCTTTACCTAGATTTACTAAGTTATGTTCAGAATTTCCAACTTCACCAACAGTTGCCATACATTCACCATGTATTAATCTTAATTCTCCTGATGGTAATTCAATGTGGCAATAAGTTCCTTCTTTTGCAACAAGTCTTGCAGCAGTTCCAGCAGATCTTACTAATTGTCCACCTTTTCCTCTTTGAAGCTCTATATTATGAATTTGAACCCCAACTGGCATATCTTTTAATTTAAGTGCATTTCCAGGTTTGATATCAGCTCCACTTCCAGCAGAAACTATATCTCCTTTTTTAAGCCCCTTAGGTGCTAATATATATCTTTTTTCTCCATCAGCATAGAATAATAAAGCTATATTTGCTGATCTGTTAGGATCATATTCTATTGTTGCTACTTTTGCAGGAACATCTAATTTATTTCTTTTGAAATCTATAATTCTGTATAATCTTTTATGTCCTTTTTGTCTGTCTCTACAAGTTCTGTGACCATAATTATCTCTACCATACGCTGATTTTAGAGGTACAGTTAAAGATTTTTCAGGTCTTACTTTATCTAGTTCATCATTTACTAATCTTGACATATGTCTAGTACCATTAGTAATTGGTTTCATTTTTCTAATAGCCATTTTTATTTTTCCTCCATTGACCTATATATATCTTTAATTTTTATTACACTTCTTTGGAATAAGTTATTGTATTTTCTTTTGCTAATTTAACAACTGCTTTTTTCTTAGCTTGAGTCTTATAAAGTCTCATTCCATGTCTTTTTGTAATTGGTTTTTTATTAATTGTAGCTACATCTTCAACTTTTACATTGAATATTGTTTCAACAGCTTTTTTTATTTCAATTTTATTAGCTTTTGGATGTACTTCAAAAGTATATTTATTGTATTCTTTTCTTAAAAGTTCTGTTTTTTCTGTTACAACAGGCTTTTTAATTATATCGTAAACATTCATTATCCTAGTACCTCCTCTACAACAGCTAATGCTTCTTTAGTAAGGATTACTTTTTCTTGTTTTAAAAGCCAGTAAACACCAATTTCATTTGGTTGTAAAATTACTGCATTTTCTAAATTTCTTGCTGACAAGTATAAATTGTAATCTTTTATTAAATCTCCTACTACAAATAATTGTTTTTGTTTCGCATCAACTTTATTTACTAAATTTACTATCACTTTTGTTTTAGGTGTTTCTATTCCATCATAATCTAACACTAAAATATTTCCAGCTGCAACTTTTGCAGATAAAGCAGATCTTAATGCTAGATTTCTAACTTTTTTATTAACCTTTTTTTCATATGATCTTGGATGAGGACCAAATGTAACTCCTCCACCTACCATATGAGGTGCTCTTATTGTACCTTGTCTTGCTCTACCAGTACCCTTTTGTTTGAAAGGTTTTCTTCCTCCACCTCTAACCATTGCTCTAGTCTTAGTAGAAGCTGTACCTTGTCTAGCAGCTGCTAATTCAGCAGTAAGTACTTCATGAAGAACTACTTTATTAGGTTCAATCCCAAACACTGCATCATTAACTTCAACAGTACCAGTTTGTTCTCCTGCTAAGTTATATATGTTTAAAACTGCCATTGTTTTCCTCCTCTTTCTACTATCCTATTACTTTCTTCACTGCTGGTTTAATTACTAAATAACTATTTTTAGCTCCAGGAACTGCTCCCTTTATTAAAAGTAAGTTATGTTCAGCATCAACTTTAACAACTTTTAAATTTTGAACTGTTACTGTTGCATTTCCATGTTGCCCAGCCATTCTTTTACCTTTTAGAACTTTACCAGGCCAACTTGACATCCCTATTGATCCACCAAGTCTATGGTTTCTTGATACCCCATGTGAAGCTCTATTTCCACCAAATCCGTGTCTTTTCATAACACCTGATGTTCCTTTACCTTTTGAAGTCCCTGTGATATCTACATATCCAACTTCTGCTAGAACATCAACTTTGATTTCTTGTCCTAATTCATATCCATCTACTGATTCAACAGCTAATTCTTTAACAAATCTTTGAGGTTTAACCCCTGCTTTGTTGAATATTCCCATTAAAGGTTTAGTAGTGTTTTTTTCTTTCTTTTCATCAAATCCTAATTGTAAAGCAACATATCCATCTTTTTCTTCTGTTTTCTTTTGAAGAACAAAGTTAGGACCAGCTTCTACAACTGTTACTGGAATGAATTTTCCATCTTCAAAAATTTGAGTCATTCCAATTTTCTTTCCTAAAATTCCAGACATTTTTAACCTCCATCAAATAATATATTGGTTGATACAACTCACCCTTGTGGTTCTATTTTTAACACAAGAATAAAAATCAACTTGTACTATTCTGTAAGTATGATGTTTGTAACATCATCTCCAATAAATAAATACAAAGAATAGAATTAAACTTGTTTAATTTCTATCCCTACACCAGCTGGTAAGTGAACTGATGTTAACGAACTAATAGCCTTATCGGTAGAATTTAGTAATTCTATCATTCTTCTGTGCACTCTCATTTCAAATTGCTCTCTTGAATCTTTATTAACATGCACTGATCTTAAAACAGTATATTTTCTAATTTTAGTAGGCAAAGGCATTGGACCTGCTACTACTGCTCCACTTTTTTTAGCAGACTCAGCTATTCTTTTTGCTGATTCATCTAATAAAGTGTGATCATATGCTTTTAAATAGATTCTTAATTTGTTAGAAGCCATTAACTATTGCACCTCCTTTAAACTAACTACATAAGATAATTCCTATGCACTTTTAAGAGTATATCATATCTTTTAAAAAAATAAAAGAAAAATTTTTTAAATTATTAAAAATTTTTATATTATTAACTATTATTTTTATTGACTTTTAGTTCAAAACATTGTATTATCATAGTGTAGAGTTTTAGATATTTATTTTAAATTATTTTATTTTTTGGAGGTTATTTTATGAAAAAGATTTTTTTATCTATTTTAATGTTATTTGCCTTTGTTGCTTGTTCTAGTACACAATTTGTTCATGATGCTAAACCTATTACAAAGGATGAAAAGACTGTACTTATTCAGTATTTCCCAACTGAATTTGAGATTGCCTTAGAAAAAGCTTTAGAAAATAATTTTTGGAAAGTTTCAGTAGTTTCAAATAAAGATACTTCTTCACCATCTTTAAAATCAAATTTTGCAATCACTTGTGAAGGAATTGGAGCTGATTATTTAGGAACTTATCAAGGAATTATAAAATTTTCGGATTTAAGAACTGGTAAGAGGATAGCTGTTTATAAATTTAAAGTATCTACTAAAAGTGGAATTATAGAAAACATTATCAAAACTATGGATTCTATTCCAGGTGCTTCTATAACAACTTCTGCTACTGTAACACAAGCAGTAAAATAGAAATTTATTATACTAAATGGAATTGAAAAGGATTTTTATTTTTTTAATAAAACATAAAAATCCTTTTTTATTTAATATAGTTATTATCTTATCCCAGATATTTCTATCAATTTTTTTGTATACTCTTTTTCAGGTTTAGAAAAAATTTTTTCTTTACTTCCACTTTCAATTATTTCACCATCTTTTATAATTAAAAGTCTATCAGAAATTTTTTTCACAACATTTATATCATGACTTATAAACAAATATGATATCTTTTTATTTTCTTTTAATTTTTGAAAAAGTTCTAATATTT
This Fusobacterium animalis 7_1 DNA region includes the following protein-coding sequences:
- the rplD gene encoding 50S ribosomal protein L4; amino-acid sequence: MAVLNIYNLAGEQTGTVEVNDAVFGIEPNKVVLHEVLTAELAAARQGTASTKTRAMVRGGGRKPFKQKGTGRARQGTIRAPHMVGGGVTFGPHPRSYEKKVNKKVRNLALRSALSAKVAAGNILVLDYDGIETPKTKVIVNLVNKVDAKQKQLFVVGDLIKDYNLYLSARNLENAVILQPNEIGVYWLLKQEKVILTKEALAVVEEVLG
- the rpsJ gene encoding 30S ribosomal protein S10, producing the protein MASNKLRIYLKAYDHTLLDESAKRIAESAKKSGAVVAGPMPLPTKIRKYTVLRSVHVNKDSREQFEMRVHRRMIELLNSTDKAISSLTSVHLPAGVGIEIKQV
- the rplB gene encoding 50S ribosomal protein L2 is translated as MAIRKMKPITNGTRHMSRLVNDELDKVRPEKSLTVPLKSAYGRDNYGHRTCRDRQKGHKRLYRIIDFKRNKLDVPAKVATIEYDPNRSANIALLFYADGEKRYILAPKGLKKGDIVSAGSGADIKPGNALKLKDMPVGVQIHNIELQRGKGGQLVRSAGTAARLVAKEGTYCHIELPSGELRLIHGECMATVGEVGNSEHNLVNLGKAGRARHMGKRPHVRGAVMNPVDHPHGGGEGKNSVGRKSPLTPWGKPALGIKTRGRKTSDKFIVRRRNEK
- the rpsS gene encoding 30S ribosomal protein S19 — protein: MARSLKKGPFCDHHLMAKVEEAVASNNNKAVIKTWSRRSTIFPNFIGLTFGVYNGKKHIPVHVTEQMVGHKLGEFAPTRTYHGHGVDKKKK
- the rpsC gene encoding 30S ribosomal protein S3; the protein is MGQKVDPRGLRLGITRAWDSNWYADKKEYVKYFHEDVQIKEFIKKNYFHTGISKVRIERTSPSQVVVHIHTGKAGLIIGRKGAEIDALRAKLEKLTGKKVTVKVQEIKDLNGDAVLVAESIAAQIEKRIAYKKAMTQAISRSMKSPEVKGIKVMISGRLNGAEIARSEWAVEGKVPLHTLRADIDYAVATAHTTYGALGIKVWIFHGEVLPSKKEGGEA
- the rplW gene encoding 50S ribosomal protein L23, with amino-acid sequence MNVYDIIKKPVVTEKTELLRKEYNKYTFEVHPKANKIEIKKAVETIFNVKVEDVATINKKPITKRHGMRLYKTQAKKKAVVKLAKENTITYSKEV
- the rplC gene encoding 50S ribosomal protein L3; translation: MSGILGKKIGMTQIFEDGKFIPVTVVEAGPNFVLQKKTEEKDGYVALQLGFDEKKEKNTTKPLMGIFNKAGVKPQRFVKELAVESVDGYELGQEIKVDVLAEVGYVDITGTSKGKGTSGVMKRHGFGGNRASHGVSRNHRLGGSIGMSSWPGKVLKGKRMAGQHGNATVTVQNLKVVKVDAEHNLLLIKGAVPGAKNSYLVIKPAVKKVIG
- the rplV gene encoding 50S ribosomal protein L22, whose protein sequence is MEAKAITRFVRLSPRKARLVADLVRGKSALDAIDILEFTNKKAARIIKKTLMSAVANATNNFKMDEEKLVVSTIMINQGPVLKRVMPRAMGRADIIRKPTAHITVAVSDEQ